Proteins encoded by one window of Tubulanus polymorphus chromosome 7, tnTubPoly1.2, whole genome shotgun sequence:
- the LOC141908305 gene encoding serine/threonine-protein phosphatase 2A activator-like, whose translation MSSMPPPLNRGVLGPRSQQQDQVGEPVNIEQHEFKIPKKEISNIADMKTKWETSQAYHDLLGFISAMNSSVKGKKISDEYVISEAVTKQLELLEALEKLISDFPPIDQPQRFGNKAFRSYFDKLKETSEALVRDSLDEKYHKAIPEITVYLVESVGNYTRIDYGTGHELAYVAFLCCLFKIGVLMQSDAIAVVFKVFDRYLELVRKLQLAYRMEPAGSQGAWSLDDFQFVPFIWGSAQFLNNPIISPVNFIEVDVIQRYHKDYMFLSCIKYINSVKTGPFAEHSNQLWNISAVPYWSKVNSGLIKMYKADVLSKFPVMQHFLFGSLLAIEPIPKRGPPP comes from the exons ATGTCTTCGATGCCTCCGCCGTTGAATCGCGGTGTTTTAg GCCCAAGGTCACAGCAGCAAGATCAGGTGGGAGAGCCCGTTAATATCGAACAACATGAATTCAAGATTCCGAAAAAAGAGATCAGTAATATTGCCGACATGAAAACGAAATGGGAAACAAGTCAG GCTTACCACGATCTACTCGGTTTTATCAGTGCCATGAATTCGTCGGTGAAAGGTAAAAAGATAAGCGATGAATACGTAATATCCGAG GCCGTAACGAAACAATTGGAACTTCTGGAAGCGTTGGAAAAACTGATATCCGATTTCCCGCCGATTGATCAGCCGCAGAGGTTTGGTAACAAAGCATTTCGGTCTTATTTCGATAAACTGAAGGAG ACAAGCGAAGCTTTAGTCCGAGATTCATTGGACGAAAAATATCACAAAGCCATTCCGGAAATAACTGTGTATCTGGTAGAAAGCGTTGGCAATTATACTCGAATAGATTATGGAACAG GTCACGAATTGGCTTATGTAGCATTTTTATGTTGTTTGTTTAAAATCGGAGTACTTATGCAAAGCGACGCAATCGCTGTTGTCTTCAAAGTATTTGACAG ATATTTAGAATTAGTGCGTAAGTTACAGCTGGCGTACCGGATGGAACCGGCCGGATCCCAAGGAGCGTGGAGTCTCGACGATTTCCAGTTCGTTCCGTTCATTTGGGGAAGCGCGCAATTCCTAA ACAATCCGATCATTTCACCGGTCAATTTCATTGAAGTCGACGTCATCCAACGTTACCACAAAGATTATATGTTTCTATCGTGTATCAAGTATATCAACAGT gtAAAAACTGGTCCATTCGCCGAACACTCGAATCAGTTGTGGAATATCAGCGCGGTGCCGTACTGGTCGAAAGTTAATTCGGGCCTCATCAAAATGTATAAAGCAGAT GTTTTATCCAAGTTTCCGGTGATGCAACATTTTCTGTTCGGTTCGCTGCTCGCGATCGAGCCCATTCCCAAACGTGGGCCGCCTCCTTGA
- the LOC141908880 gene encoding carnitine O-acetyltransferase-like isoform X1 produces the protein MLRHVTRTMVQYRELVCRGSSRVLTSGSNYNKNASQPDHYYSTLPSAGDNKHVVVKQEGLGRLPVPPLQQTVDKYLKSIRPLVADPEYERNKSLAAKLLDANGDGPKLQKMLLDLAITKENWLSDWFIHYVYMKSRDPIVINSNPGLIFKPQKFSGVQEQCRFAAQCIAGVLDYKKILDNFALPVDLAGKQPQCMNQYYSLLNTCRVPGVESDNIVRLPHGPSSSKHVTVLRNNHFFELNVYGADGKPLSIDELNKGLEKIVDQSREKSTSPVGVLTTEDRTTWANAYDTLIQDKKNLASLRSIQNSVFVLCLDRQIDRSAEGWDVDSAIGYQMLCGGGSKYNSTNRWFDKTFQMFVGSDGSFGACYEHSPAEATVVLSVLEHVVDHMSKGEYSEVSSGKVEDPKKLDFNVSKDVQEAIEKATGNIDTLVNGLELRARDFTGFSKTISKSLKFSPDAFIQMGIHLAYYRMHGKVTPGYESASMRGFRLGRTEAIRACSSALLDFCKAMDADVPADTKTELMKTAITEHSKYTRACMAGDGVDRHLFGLKLAALTNRLPVPEIITDPTFDAGVRFRISSSQVPSKYDITTCFGPMYPDGYGFCYNPKPDKLLYVLTAFKSDPETDALKLAETFEKTLLDMQKLGKLQSKL, from the exons ATGTTACGGCACGTGACAAGGACGATG GTCCAGTACAGGGAGTTAGTGTGCAGGGGTAGCAGCAGAGTGTTGACATCCGGTAGCAACTACAACAAGAATGCTTCTCAACCGGACCACTACTACAGTACGCTGCCGAGCGCTGGTGATAACAAACATGTTGTTGTCAAACAAGAAGGCCTCGGCCGCTTGCCAGTGCCTCCTCTGCAGCAGACGGTcgataaatatttgaagtcCATTCGACCGCTGGTCGCCGATCCTGAATATGAACGTAACAAATCG CTCGCGGCGAAGTTGCTAGACGCTAATGGAGATGGACCGAAGCTGCAGAAAATGCTTCTCGATCTGGCAATTACAAAGGAAAACTGG TTATCTGATTGGTTCATCCATTACGTCTACATGAAGTCCCGCGATCCGATCGTAATAAATTCAAATCCAGGATTGATTTTCAAACCACAGAAATTTAGCGGTGTACAAGAACAATGCCG ATTTGCTGCACAGTGCATTGCTGGCGTTCTCGACTATAAGAAAATTTTGGACAA TTTTGCTTTACCAGTCGATTTAGCTGGCAAACAACCGCAATGCATGAATCAGTATTACTCGCTGCTCAACACTTGTCGAGTTCCCGGAGTCGAAAGCGACAACATCGTCCGATTACCGCACGGTCCGAGTTCATCGAAGCACGTAACCGTTTTACGCAATAACCAT TTTTTCGAACTTAACGTTTACGGCGCAGACGGAAAACCGTTAAGCATCGACGAACTCAATAAAGGACTCGAAaagatcgtcgatcaatcgCGAGAAAAATCTACGTCGCCCGTTGGTGTTTTGACCACCGAAGATCGTACAACATGGGCCAACGCTTATGATACCCTAATACAAG ATAAGAAGAACTTGGCGTCGCTGCGATCGATTCAGAACAGCGTTTTCGTTTTATGTCTCGATCGACAAATCGACCGATCGGCCGAGGGTTGGGACGTCGACAGCGCGATCGGCTATCAGATGCTTTGCGGCGGCGGCAGTAAATACAACAGCACGAATCGTTGGTTCGATAAAACGTTTCAG ATGTTTGTAGGGTCGGACGGTAGTTTCGGGGCTTGTTACGAGCATTCTCCCGCCGAGGCCACAGTTGTGCTATCTGTACTAGAGCATGTAGTCGATCATAT GTCTAAAGGGGAGTACAGTGAGGTGTCGTCTGGTAAAGTTGAGGATCCGAAGAAGCTCGATTTCAACGTATCGAAAGATGTACAAGAAGCCATTGAAAAAGCTACCGGCAACATTGATAC ACTTGTCAATGGATTAGAATTGCGTGCTCGTGATTTCACTGGTTTCAGCAAAACGATTTCAAAGTCGTTGAAATTCAGTCCAGACGCGTTCATACAAATGGGGATACACCTGGCTTACTATAG AATGCATGGCAAAGTAACGCCCGGTTATGAAAGCGCGTCGATGAGGGGTTTCCGCCTCGGTCGGACGGAGGCCATTCGAGCGTGTTCGTCCGCTTTGCTTGATTTTTGTAAAGCGATGGACGCCGATGTCCCAGCAGACACGAAAACGGAACTGATGAAAACGGCAATCACCGAACATAGCAAATATACCAGAGCG tGTATGGCTGGGGATGGTGTCGATCGTCATTTGTTCGGATTGAAACTGGCCGCGTTAACGAATCGTCTTCCCGTACCTGAGATTATCACCGATCCAACATTCGACGCTGGTGTCCGATTCAGAATATCTAGCAGTCAA GTTCCGTCGAAGTACGATATTACAACGTGTTTCGGACCGATGTACCCGGACGGCTACGGATTCTGCTATAATCCGAAACCGGACAAACTACTCTACGTCCTAACCGCGTTCAAAAGCGACCCGGAGACCGACGCTCTGAAACTCGCCGAAACGTTCGAAAAGACCCTATTAGATATGCAGAAACTCGGAAAACTGCAATCCAAGTTATAG
- the LOC141908880 gene encoding carnitine O-acetyltransferase-like isoform X2, whose product MLRHVTRTMVQYRELVCRGSSRVLTSGSNYNKNASQPDHYYSTLPSAGDNKHVVVKQEGLGRLPVPPLQQTVDKYLKSIRPLVADPEYERNKSLAAKLLDANGDGPKLQKMLLDLAITKENWLSDWFIHYVYMKSRDPIVINSNPGLIFKPQKFSGVQEQCRFAAQCIAGVLDYKKILDNFALPVDLAGKQPQCMNQYYSLLNTCRVPGVESDNIVRLPHGPSSSKHVTVLRNNHFFELNVYGADGKPLSIDELNKGLEKIVDQSREKSTSPVGVLTTEDRTTWANAYDTLIQDKKNLASLRSIQNSVFVLCLDRQIDRSAEGWDVDSAIGYQMLCGGGSKYNSTNRWFDKTFQMIVGVDGSVGGAYEHTAAEAPALVAILDHAVELMSKGEYSEVSSGKVEDPKKLDFNVSKDVQEAIEKATGNIDTLVNGLELRARDFTGFSKTISKSLKFSPDAFIQMGIHLAYYRMHGKVTPGYESASMRGFRLGRTEAIRACSSALLDFCKAMDADVPADTKTELMKTAITEHSKYTRACMAGDGVDRHLFGLKLAALTNRLPVPEIITDPTFDAGVRFRISSSQVPSKYDITTCFGPMYPDGYGFCYNPKPDKLLYVLTAFKSDPETDALKLAETFEKTLLDMQKLGKLQSKL is encoded by the exons ATGTTACGGCACGTGACAAGGACGATG GTCCAGTACAGGGAGTTAGTGTGCAGGGGTAGCAGCAGAGTGTTGACATCCGGTAGCAACTACAACAAGAATGCTTCTCAACCGGACCACTACTACAGTACGCTGCCGAGCGCTGGTGATAACAAACATGTTGTTGTCAAACAAGAAGGCCTCGGCCGCTTGCCAGTGCCTCCTCTGCAGCAGACGGTcgataaatatttgaagtcCATTCGACCGCTGGTCGCCGATCCTGAATATGAACGTAACAAATCG CTCGCGGCGAAGTTGCTAGACGCTAATGGAGATGGACCGAAGCTGCAGAAAATGCTTCTCGATCTGGCAATTACAAAGGAAAACTGG TTATCTGATTGGTTCATCCATTACGTCTACATGAAGTCCCGCGATCCGATCGTAATAAATTCAAATCCAGGATTGATTTTCAAACCACAGAAATTTAGCGGTGTACAAGAACAATGCCG ATTTGCTGCACAGTGCATTGCTGGCGTTCTCGACTATAAGAAAATTTTGGACAA TTTTGCTTTACCAGTCGATTTAGCTGGCAAACAACCGCAATGCATGAATCAGTATTACTCGCTGCTCAACACTTGTCGAGTTCCCGGAGTCGAAAGCGACAACATCGTCCGATTACCGCACGGTCCGAGTTCATCGAAGCACGTAACCGTTTTACGCAATAACCAT TTTTTCGAACTTAACGTTTACGGCGCAGACGGAAAACCGTTAAGCATCGACGAACTCAATAAAGGACTCGAAaagatcgtcgatcaatcgCGAGAAAAATCTACGTCGCCCGTTGGTGTTTTGACCACCGAAGATCGTACAACATGGGCCAACGCTTATGATACCCTAATACAAG ATAAGAAGAACTTGGCGTCGCTGCGATCGATTCAGAACAGCGTTTTCGTTTTATGTCTCGATCGACAAATCGACCGATCGGCCGAGGGTTGGGACGTCGACAGCGCGATCGGCTATCAGATGCTTTGCGGCGGCGGCAGTAAATACAACAGCACGAATCGTTGGTTCGATAAAACGTTTCAG ATGATAGTGGGTGTTGATGGTTCGGTGGGCGGGGCGTACGAACATACAGCAGCTGAAGCCCCAGCCCTAGTAGCTATACTCGACCACGCGGTCGAGTTAAT GTCTAAAGGGGAGTACAGTGAGGTGTCGTCTGGTAAAGTTGAGGATCCGAAGAAGCTCGATTTCAACGTATCGAAAGATGTACAAGAAGCCATTGAAAAAGCTACCGGCAACATTGATAC ACTTGTCAATGGATTAGAATTGCGTGCTCGTGATTTCACTGGTTTCAGCAAAACGATTTCAAAGTCGTTGAAATTCAGTCCAGACGCGTTCATACAAATGGGGATACACCTGGCTTACTATAG AATGCATGGCAAAGTAACGCCCGGTTATGAAAGCGCGTCGATGAGGGGTTTCCGCCTCGGTCGGACGGAGGCCATTCGAGCGTGTTCGTCCGCTTTGCTTGATTTTTGTAAAGCGATGGACGCCGATGTCCCAGCAGACACGAAAACGGAACTGATGAAAACGGCAATCACCGAACATAGCAAATATACCAGAGCG tGTATGGCTGGGGATGGTGTCGATCGTCATTTGTTCGGATTGAAACTGGCCGCGTTAACGAATCGTCTTCCCGTACCTGAGATTATCACCGATCCAACATTCGACGCTGGTGTCCGATTCAGAATATCTAGCAGTCAA GTTCCGTCGAAGTACGATATTACAACGTGTTTCGGACCGATGTACCCGGACGGCTACGGATTCTGCTATAATCCGAAACCGGACAAACTACTCTACGTCCTAACCGCGTTCAAAAGCGACCCGGAGACCGACGCTCTGAAACTCGCCGAAACGTTCGAAAAGACCCTATTAGATATGCAGAAACTCGGAAAACTGCAATCCAAGTTATAG